Genomic window (Oryza sativa Japonica Group chromosome 3, ASM3414082v1):
ACCCGTTATGTCTGGTTTTCCAATCGAGGGACGTAAATCGGATTCGatgtaaagttaagggacctcagatgaacttattcccttgCTAGGCCGGTAGGCGCGGCACCTGAAATCGCCATCAAATTCGGCCATCTTGGCCGCTACGAAACGGGCTGCGCTTCCACCACTGCACCACCGCTTTTTAGGCCCTCCTCCGTGTTGTCCGATTCTCCCAATCCCACCCCCCCACCGCCGCTTTGTGTGCGTCTGCGCCTGCGTCTGCGCCACCGTCACCTTcgcggccgcgccggccgccgccgccgccagccggtACACACCACCGCAAGGTGCGTTCCTTCCCCcgtgccctctctctctctgttcctCCTGCCCCGCGCTTTGCTGTGTTTCGCTGGGGAGACGATGGATGTGGCTGaatcgcgcgacgtgcgtggccGGCGTGCGGATAGCTAGTTACTCTGGAATTAGGGTTTTCCGGCCTAGCGTCGTCGCTAGGATCGATTCCGTGTCGGGGGCGCGGGGCTGAGGTTCGTATGCTGTTGCTGCTCGCTGGATCGACTGGAATCGTGCAATCTGTTATCCAACTGCTAGCGAATTACCACTTCTGTCGCCGAGTATTCGTGGCAGAAAACTAGAAATTCGGGAACGCATATGAGGTTTATGGGATCCAGAAGTCTTATAACGGGATATTTGTTTGTGGCATTGCCGGTTTTCCAGGGGGTTTGTTCATGATGTTGCCTCAGGCAAGATGATAGTATATGATTACATAGCCCTGCTGCCCTGTGCTACTCTGTGTTATTTAGGTTATATAGTAAATACTGCTGTGGGGTTTTACAATGGGTTCATGGTCCGCATTCAATGTCGGGATGTTAGTTTGTTTGTCTTCTTAGAATGTTCAGCTGATGACGTGTTCATTCGACCAAGATTCGTAATTGATTGTCGCTATTCGTTATTACCAGAATTCGCACCATATGATTCCTACAGTGTTTGCTTTTGTAACGTCCGCGTTCAGGTTAGGATGAGGCGACAAGGACAGGGGCAGTACGGTGGAGGAGCAGACATAAACTCCATGGTGGCTGCTCAGTTGCATCACTACCAGACACAACAAAGGGTTCAGCAACACCCTGATAATAACTACCCTGGAAGAGATCCTGGGAAAGCTGCTGAGGAGCAGCAGTATAGCGCCCCAAAGGTGAGGCAGAGTCAATGGGATCGAGGTGGTCCAAATGCCCCGAATCAGATTCCAGCGTATGCATACAATGAAGGTATGAACTACTACCATTGGTTattttgtgtgttttttttcgtTGGAATAGCATGCTTCGTTCGCGCCCAAATATAAGGGGTATTAATTTCTGTGGCATAATTAATTTTGCATGGCCAACCTATATTTCGCAACAGAAATAGTCGTACAGGATCGGttattaaatattaaatgtaaCAATGATTAGGCAAATCCTAAGTAGTGCTTCTTGGTTGCCTTATATAAGCATTGTAATAAAAGTTGGATCAGTGAGGAAACTGTCTGAGCTTTCGGTTTACCGCGTTCGGTAAATGGTTATGTATATTGTACCATGTGTATTCCATTTCCAACACAATGAGTTGGTTGGATGGTCACGACGGACTTCTGCAACTCGCAGTCCTGGGATCGATCCCCCACCAACATTTCCTTTTGAGGAAATTTTTGGATTAAGAACGATGTTGTGGGCCTTTGAGGAGAGATCACTTCCGTTTGTTAATAACGATAGAGCCCAATTCTTCCTAGCTAGCCGGTCCAACTGGTCCTGGTTAAATTATGGGTTCAACGCGCTACCGCAGAACTGCTCGGTTCAAAGCGGTTCGATTTCCATGAGTGGTCTTTCTTTTTCGTCTTTTTCTAGTGAAACGACCAATCCAGTCCATCCTTTGTCATCCATGCTTATGAAAACTTGCATTGACCTGTATTATGCAGGTCAAAGTGCTCAGGGTGCACAAACCTTTTATGATGGACAGAGATCTGATTTAAAGGTTGGTCTAGAAAAGCAGCCCAATAAAGAATCGAGGGATCGGCCTCGTAATGATAGGTTTGAAGCAAGGCGCGAGGATTATAATCTCCCTCGTACATTTGAAGGTCTAGAGCAGAATTTTCATGAAGACATTGTGATCCTATCCAAGGAACTACATGATGCAGAGGATGCTGAAAACGCCAGGCACAGGGAGGTATGATAAATTATTTTCTAGATAGTTTATTACTACATGATTCTGCCTTGTTCTCCTTACCTACCAAGAATAGCGTACCTGCAGCAATGCAgtatatactagtagtagtgGTTCAATATTTTAATCAGTTTTTCTCTCTATTATTAATCGTCCTTGCATCCTACTACCAACAGGAAACATTTCTCCATTCCTCAAGAGGATTAAATATTTTATCCTTTATTTCTTATCACTGATTGAGTTTTGCTTCTCACTGGTTGAGTTACTGTTTGGTATTATTCATCAATGTTTGGTGAGATCAAACTTGAGGAATAATTGCACGGGGTATATTGGAaaacatacaaatatacaatttAACTGGAAGCTCAGGAAgattgtatttttttctcttataagCAGGTCAGCTAATGTGCATTCCTGTTTCGTATAACAGTATCAGCACACACTCCGCATTATGCCAATAATTCATACTTATTAACGAGAATTAAGTTGTGTGTGACACAGTCCACGTCTTTGGAAGGGAACTGGAGAGAATTTACATTTAGTTCTCACAATTAATATCAAAAGATGGTATAGGTtcctgaaacaaaaaatatatatataaatcattATGATAGTTTCATTATGGTAAAAAAAACTGAATGGGTTTCTGCTCACCTTCGCACAGCTTAAAGCTTTTCCAAATATCCATTGGTTTACCCTACCATCGCATTTTATTTGATCATAATGCTTGGACTCGCTTCTGTTGCTAAAATTGAATTGACTGATGTTTTGGTGGCTTTGCTCAAAATGCGCCCTCTGCACTTCATTAAAGGCCAAAGTACACTCATGCATTTTTCGCTATGCATGTTGTCCTGTTTAATGTGCAATTTCTAAATAAGTTTTTGCGGGCAACCCCTGTTGATACTGGTCTTGTCACAGCCCCTGGATGTTTGTTATGGAAGCCATATTATGTACGATTCACCAAGCTGTTGCTGGCATTTATACTAGTTTTGATTTCTTCTTGTTTAGAAACTTTCTTTTATTCTATTTGCAGTAGCAGTGTGGTATTGCAGTATACCAGCATATAAGGCTAGTTCAGTGAAATATTAGGAAGGAGTCAAATATCTGTTTGGACATAGGAGATCAGAGATAGAAACCAAATGTGTTTCCATAACGTTAGAGATTAGTTTCTTATGGGTGAAGTTGGTCCTCCCTCTTCCTGTATATAAATAGACCC
Coding sequences:
- the LOC4332404 gene encoding uncharacterized protein is translated as MRRQGQGQYGGGADINSMVAAQLHHYQTQQRVQQHPDNNYPGRDPGKAAEEQQYSAPKVRQSQWDRGGPNAPNQIPAYAYNEGQSAQGAQTFYDGQRSDLKVGLEKQPNKESRDRPRNDRFEARREDYNLPRTFEGLEQNFHEDIVILSKELHDAEDAENARHRERLNEINAQYQEKLLALRARQATYREEFLRKESQARQQQYQQASMSSYANNVRPGETHGYTPIAAKPPPPPPAAAATAGGTYGEAHRGYTSAQYDNFRERPDYPEFRGRGRGEGHVLEHRGQFPGGRAYNSGGRRF